A window from Zavarzinia compransoris encodes these proteins:
- a CDS encoding electron transfer flavoprotein subunit beta/FixA family protein, protein MKVLVPVKRVVDYNVKIRVKADNSGVDLANVKMSMNPFDEISVEEAIRLKEAGKATEVVVVSIGPAGAAETIRTALAMGADRGILIKTDEEVQPLAVAKLLKAVVAEEAPGLVIVGKQAIDDDSNQTGQMLAALLGWGQATFASKIAVDGDKAAVTREVDGGLETVSLTLPAIVTSDLRLNEPRYASLPNIMKAKKKPLAEKAPADYGVDVAPRLKTLKVEEPAKRSAGIKVPDVATLVAKLKTEAGVI, encoded by the coding sequence ATGAAGGTCCTGGTGCCCGTGAAGCGGGTGGTCGACTACAACGTGAAGATCCGCGTGAAGGCGGACAATTCCGGCGTTGACCTCGCGAACGTCAAAATGTCCATGAATCCCTTCGACGAGATCTCGGTCGAGGAAGCCATCCGCCTGAAGGAAGCGGGCAAGGCGACGGAAGTGGTGGTGGTCTCCATCGGCCCGGCCGGTGCCGCCGAAACCATCCGCACCGCCCTGGCCATGGGCGCCGACCGCGGCATCCTGATCAAGACCGACGAGGAGGTTCAGCCCCTCGCCGTCGCCAAGCTGCTGAAGGCCGTGGTCGCCGAGGAAGCGCCGGGCCTCGTCATCGTCGGCAAGCAGGCGATCGACGACGACAGCAATCAGACCGGCCAGATGCTGGCCGCGCTGCTCGGCTGGGGCCAGGCGACCTTCGCCTCCAAGATCGCCGTCGACGGCGACAAGGCGGCCGTCACCCGCGAAGTGGACGGCGGTCTCGAGACCGTCAGCCTGACGCTGCCGGCGATCGTGACCTCGGACCTGCGTCTGAACGAGCCGCGCTATGCTTCGCTGCCCAACATCATGAAGGCGAAGAAGAAGCCGCTGGCCGAAAAGGCCCCGGCGGACTACGGCGTCGATGTCGCGCCGCGCCTGAAGACCCTGAAGGTCGAAGAGCCTGCGAAGCGCAGCGCCGGCATCAAGGTGCCGGACGTCGCGACCCTCGTTGCCAAGCTGAAGACCGAAGCGGGAGTGATCTGA
- a CDS encoding twin transmembrane helix small protein, translating to MSALLSFLVPLAFVALIVILVLGVLTLLRGGADRRFSNKLMQLRVFVQGIALVLLLLTLYLAGK from the coding sequence ATGTCGGCACTTCTGTCCTTTCTCGTTCCGCTGGCCTTCGTGGCCCTGATCGTCATCCTGGTGCTCGGGGTGCTGACCCTGTTGCGCGGGGGGGCGGACCGGCGCTTCTCGAACAAGCTGATGCAATTGCGCGTCTTCGTGCAGGGCATCGCCCTCGTCCTGCTGCTGCTCACCCTTTACCTCGCAGGCAAGTGA
- a CDS encoding cob(I)yrinic acid a,c-diamide adenosyltransferase has product MVKLDKIYTRGGDKGLTSLVDGSRVPKHADRVAAYGEVDELNAAIGLIRLEVADRPEVDAMLGRIQNDLFDLGADLATPEGIEGALRIVEAQVTRLEGEIDGLNAGIPPLRSFILPGGSRAAAFAHQARTVARRAERAVSALAAVEAINMAALRYVNRLSDHLFVLARHLNDNGAADVLWVPGANR; this is encoded by the coding sequence ATGGTCAAGCTCGACAAGATCTATACAAGGGGCGGCGACAAGGGCCTGACCTCGCTGGTCGACGGCAGCCGGGTGCCGAAGCATGCGGATCGCGTCGCCGCCTATGGCGAAGTGGACGAATTGAATGCCGCCATCGGCCTGATCCGCCTCGAGGTTGCCGACCGGCCCGAGGTCGACGCCATGCTCGGCCGCATCCAGAACGACCTGTTCGACCTCGGCGCCGATCTGGCGACGCCCGAGGGCATCGAAGGCGCGCTGCGCATCGTCGAAGCCCAGGTGACCCGGCTCGAAGGCGAGATCGACGGCCTGAATGCCGGGATTCCGCCGCTGCGCTCGTTCATCCTGCCGGGCGGCAGCCGGGCCGCGGCCTTCGCCCATCAGGCGCGCACCGTGGCGCGGCGGGCGGAACGGGCGGTGAGCGCGCTCGCCGCCGTCGAGGCGATCAACATGGCGGCGTTACGGTACGTCAACCGGCTGTCGGACCATCTCTTCGTCCTCGCCCGCCACCTGAACGACAATGGCGCCGCCGACGTGCTGTGGGTCCCGGGCGCCAATCGCTGA
- a CDS encoding type II toxin-antitoxin system prevent-host-death family antitoxin codes for MTIEVPATEFVRRPGRYKDAAKREPVAVTSHGRPEIYLLSPAEYEHYRQLLRREREAFSLRELPDALVAAIAAAPLDPACAAFDDEAPER; via the coding sequence ATGACGATTGAAGTCCCTGCCACGGAATTCGTCCGGCGCCCCGGGCGCTACAAGGATGCGGCAAAGCGTGAGCCGGTGGCGGTCACCAGTCACGGCCGGCCTGAAATCTACCTCCTGTCGCCGGCAGAGTATGAGCACTATCGACAGTTGCTGCGCCGAGAGCGCGAGGCTTTCTCCCTGAGGGAATTGCCCGATGCCCTGGTCGCTGCGATTGCCGCTGCTCCTCTCGATCCCGCCTGCGCGGCTTTCGACGATGAAGCGCCGGAGCGCTGA
- a CDS encoding glycosyltransferase family 4 protein: MIDTYTGIETDATASGPVAGRAPRVLQVLPSLAAGGVERTAVDVAAGLVAQGVETFVASEGGRLVHDLEKIGAKHLTLPLATKNPFRIRRNIERLREAIRAHGIELVHARSRAPAWSARAAARAEGLPFVTTYAGTYNEDFPLKRRYNGIMAAGDAVIANSHFIADHVLARYPEAAGRLVTIPRGIDIDLFDPARVSQERVIAVAKAWRMPDGVPVILMPGRLTRWKGQGFLVDALAALGRRDIACFIVGDDQGRKKYLTELEDKIRHHDLGGVVRIVGHCRDMAAAYMLADVVAAPSLDPEAFGRVPVEAQAMGRPVVATDHGGFRETVIPGETALLVPPGDVQGLAQAIKAALDLDTAARQSLAPYARAHVAATWTVDHMVASTIEIYCQLMARRRPPPA, translated from the coding sequence ATGATCGATACATATACCGGCATCGAAACCGATGCCACCGCGTCGGGCCCGGTTGCGGGGCGCGCGCCGCGGGTGCTGCAGGTCCTGCCGTCGCTGGCCGCGGGCGGCGTCGAGCGCACGGCCGTCGACGTGGCGGCCGGGCTCGTCGCGCAAGGGGTCGAGACTTTCGTCGCCTCGGAAGGGGGGCGGCTGGTCCACGACCTGGAAAAGATCGGTGCCAAGCACCTGACCTTGCCGCTGGCGACCAAGAATCCCTTCCGCATCCGCCGCAACATCGAGCGCCTGCGCGAGGCGATCCGCGCCCACGGCATCGAACTGGTCCATGCCCGCTCGCGGGCGCCGGCCTGGAGCGCGCGGGCCGCGGCAAGGGCCGAGGGCCTGCCCTTCGTCACCACCTATGCCGGCACCTACAACGAGGATTTCCCGCTCAAGCGCCGCTACAACGGCATCATGGCGGCGGGCGATGCGGTGATCGCCAATTCCCACTTCATCGCCGACCATGTGCTCGCCCGCTATCCCGAGGCGGCGGGCCGGCTGGTCACCATCCCGCGCGGCATCGACATCGACCTGTTCGATCCCGCCCGGGTCAGCCAGGAACGGGTGATCGCCGTCGCCAAGGCCTGGCGCATGCCGGACGGCGTGCCGGTGATCCTGATGCCCGGCCGCCTGACCCGCTGGAAGGGCCAGGGCTTCCTGGTCGATGCCCTGGCCGCCCTGGGGCGCAGGGACATCGCCTGCTTCATCGTCGGCGACGACCAGGGCCGGAAGAAATACCTGACCGAGCTCGAGGACAAGATCCGCCACCACGACCTGGGCGGGGTGGTGCGCATCGTCGGCCACTGCCGCGACATGGCGGCGGCCTATATGCTGGCGGACGTGGTGGCCGCGCCCTCGCTGGACCCCGAAGCCTTCGGCCGCGTCCCGGTCGAGGCCCAGGCCATGGGCCGGCCGGTGGTCGCGACCGACCACGGCGGTTTCCGCGAGACCGTGATCCCGGGCGAAACCGCCCTGCTGGTGCCGCCCGGCGATGTCCAGGGCCTGGCCCAGGCGATCAAGGCCGCGCTCGATCTCGATACGGCGGCGCGCCAGTCCCTCGCCCCCTATGCCCGCGCCCATGTCGCGGCGACCTGGACCGTCGACCACATGGTCGCCAGCACGATCGAGATCTACTGCCAGCTGATGGCGCGGCGGCGCCCGCCGCCGGCCTGA
- a CDS encoding growth inhibitor PemK: MEIPTPKVGLVISYAYVWRQDYVAGQREGVKDRPCVIVLAIADDGQGRQIVTVAPITHLPPSDPAGAVEVWPRTKERLGLDGERSWAILDDLNVFTWPGYDLRPVPGRPGSCVYGLLPAGFMRGLQQAFVARFRYLRRSDRDA, translated from the coding sequence ATGGAAATCCCGACACCCAAGGTCGGCTTGGTCATTTCCTATGCCTATGTATGGCGCCAAGATTACGTCGCCGGTCAGCGGGAAGGGGTGAAGGACCGACCTTGCGTCATCGTCCTCGCCATTGCCGATGACGGGCAGGGACGACAAATCGTCACAGTTGCTCCGATCACGCACCTGCCGCCGTCCGACCCCGCGGGGGCGGTCGAGGTCTGGCCGCGTACGAAGGAGCGTCTCGGTCTCGATGGCGAGCGTTCCTGGGCCATTCTCGACGATTTGAACGTCTTTACCTGGCCCGGATACGATCTTCGGCCGGTGCCCGGCCGTCCCGGAAGCTGCGTCTACGGGCTCCTCCCGGCCGGTTTCATGCGTGGCCTCCAGCAGGCGTTCGTCGCCCGGTTTCGATACCTGCGGCGATCGGACCGCGACGCTTGA
- a CDS encoding alpha/beta fold hydrolase, translating into MKTADAPSAAAAPQRLVLHDGQSIAYHTSAGKSPGVLFLGGFKSDMTGTKATALDAWCGATGRAFTRFDYEGHGASSGRFTEGTIGRWLDDALAVIDLVTAGPLIVVGSSMGGWIAALATLARPGRVAGLITLAAAPDFTDRLIEARMTPAQRAALERDGFIVDPSDYDPEGYEITRSLIEEGRNHLILGRPVAIRCPFRLIHGDADTDVPWQLSAELLAAAESADATLTLVKGADHRLSGPADLARLEAAIEELAGRGAA; encoded by the coding sequence ATGAAGACTGCCGACGCCCCTTCCGCCGCCGCCGCGCCGCAACGACTGGTGCTGCACGACGGCCAATCGATCGCCTATCACACCAGCGCCGGGAAATCACCGGGTGTCCTGTTCCTCGGTGGCTTCAAATCGGACATGACCGGCACCAAGGCGACGGCATTGGACGCCTGGTGCGGGGCGACCGGCCGGGCCTTCACCCGTTTCGACTACGAGGGCCACGGCGCCAGCAGCGGCCGTTTCACCGAAGGCACCATCGGCCGCTGGCTGGACGACGCGCTGGCCGTCATCGATCTTGTGACCGCGGGGCCCCTGATCGTCGTCGGCTCGTCCATGGGCGGCTGGATCGCCGCCCTGGCCACCCTGGCCCGGCCCGGCCGGGTCGCCGGCCTGATCACGCTGGCCGCCGCCCCGGATTTCACCGACCGCCTGATCGAGGCGCGCATGACCCCGGCCCAGCGCGCGGCCCTGGAACGGGACGGCTTCATCGTCGATCCCTCGGACTACGACCCCGAAGGCTATGAAATCACCCGCAGCCTGATCGAGGAGGGGCGCAACCACCTGATCCTGGGCCGGCCGGTCGCCATCCGTTGCCCCTTCCGCCTGATCCACGGCGATGCCGATACGGACGTCCCCTGGCAACTCTCGGCCGAGCTGCTCGCCGCCGCCGAATCGGCCGACGCCACCCTGACCCTGGTCAAGGGCGCCGACCACCGCCTGTCCGGCCCGGCCGACCTTGCCCGGCTGGAAGCGGCGATCGAGGAATTGGCGGGAAGGGGAGCGGCATGA
- a CDS encoding LysR family transcriptional regulator: MNNRAGEMEVFAEVVAQGSFAAAGRRLGLTASAVSKLVARTEARLATRLLVRTTRALRLTPEGELYHQRAAAILAEIDETERLLAAGGAVVPRGLLRVNATVPFGSRMVLPLVPDFLALYPQVQLDLTLTDSMTDVVGERTDVAIRTGPLRDSGLKARKIHETPKVIAASPGYLAHHGVPLRPRDLARHNCIGFTFNSELADWPFRDGETVRVGGNCRVNNGETARRLALDGVGIIRVGHFHVAADFAAGRLVRLLAGHQAADDIEAINAVFAGHRHLASRIRAFLDFLAARIAPVTG, from the coding sequence ATGAACAATCGCGCCGGGGAAATGGAAGTCTTCGCCGAAGTGGTGGCCCAGGGCAGTTTCGCCGCGGCCGGCCGGCGGCTGGGCCTGACCGCCTCCGCCGTCTCCAAGCTGGTGGCGCGGACCGAGGCGCGGCTGGCGACCCGGCTGCTGGTCCGCACCACGCGGGCGCTGCGCCTGACCCCTGAGGGGGAGCTTTATCACCAGCGCGCCGCCGCCATCCTGGCCGAGATCGACGAGACGGAACGCCTGCTTGCCGCCGGTGGCGCCGTGGTGCCGCGCGGGCTGCTGCGGGTCAATGCGACCGTGCCTTTCGGCAGCCGCATGGTCCTGCCCCTGGTGCCGGATTTCCTCGCCCTCTATCCCCAGGTGCAACTGGACCTGACCCTGACCGACAGCATGACCGATGTCGTCGGCGAGCGGACCGATGTCGCCATCCGCACCGGCCCCTTGCGCGATTCCGGGCTGAAGGCACGCAAGATCCATGAAACCCCAAAGGTCATCGCCGCCTCGCCCGGCTATCTTGCGCATCACGGGGTGCCGCTGCGGCCAAGGGATCTGGCGCGGCACAATTGCATCGGCTTCACCTTCAATAGCGAACTGGCGGACTGGCCGTTCCGGGACGGCGAGACGGTCCGGGTCGGCGGCAACTGCCGGGTGAACAACGGCGAGACTGCGCGCCGCCTCGCCCTCGACGGGGTCGGCATCATCCGGGTGGGCCATTTCCATGTGGCGGCGGATTTCGCCGCCGGCCGGCTGGTGCGCCTGCTGGCCGGCCATCAGGCGGCGGACGATATCGAGGCGATCAACGCCGTCTTCGCCGGCCACCGCCATCTGGCCAGCCGCATCCGCGCCTTCCTCGACTTCCTGGCGGCGCGGATCGCCCCGGTTACAGGATGA
- a CDS encoding enoyl-CoA hydratase/isomerase family protein — MTDTVLLHVEGARATITLNRPERHNALEKADLEQFAAHLATIAAEPSIRLLVLSGGTAKSFCSGVSINDLAGGTQREGALEALVNALEALPIPVVAALNGGIFGGAVEIALVADFRIGVEGMKMFVPPARLGIHYPVLGLTRLIERLGLNVAKRLVLSVEEFAGPQLVEIGFLDRIVPREELAGAVDALADRILGLAPLAVQGMKKTLNGIARGDLDAGAAAARIAACWASEDHQEGLKAFAEKRKAVFQGR, encoded by the coding sequence ATGACCGATACCGTCCTCCTCCACGTCGAAGGCGCCCGCGCCACCATCACGCTCAACCGGCCCGAGCGCCATAATGCGCTGGAAAAGGCCGATCTCGAGCAATTCGCCGCTCATCTGGCGACGATCGCCGCCGAGCCGTCGATCCGGCTGCTGGTCCTCTCGGGCGGCACGGCCAAGAGCTTCTGCTCCGGCGTCTCGATCAACGATCTGGCCGGCGGCACCCAGCGGGAGGGCGCGCTGGAAGCCCTGGTCAACGCGCTGGAAGCCTTGCCGATCCCGGTGGTCGCCGCCCTGAACGGCGGGATTTTCGGCGGCGCGGTCGAGATCGCCCTGGTGGCGGATTTCCGTATCGGCGTCGAGGGCATGAAGATGTTCGTGCCGCCGGCCCGCCTCGGCATCCATTACCCCGTGCTCGGCCTGACCCGGCTGATCGAGCGCCTGGGCCTGAATGTCGCCAAGCGCCTCGTCCTTTCGGTCGAGGAATTCGCCGGGCCGCAGCTGGTCGAGATCGGCTTTCTCGACCGCATCGTCCCGCGCGAGGAACTGGCCGGCGCCGTCGATGCCCTGGCCGACCGTATCCTCGGCCTTGCGCCGCTGGCGGTGCAGGGCATGAAGAAGACGCTGAACGGCATCGCCCGCGGCGACCTGGACGCGGGTGCGGCGGCGGCGCGGATCGCCGCCTGCTGGGCATCCGAGGATCACCAGGAAGGCCTGAAGGCCTTCGCCGAAAAGCGGAAGGCGGTCTTCCAGGGGCGCTGA
- a CDS encoding SOS response-associated peptidase: protein MCGRYTIRQDWRRLHDLYRLTTDADVAPAGLAPSFNAAPGQALPIVGERGARRSLILSRWGMIPPWATGPSDGRLTTINARAETLETSKLYGPCWHGRRCLVPADGWYEWRQIGKGKQPHFIARADGAPFAFAGLWSLWRGADGAPVVSHTIVTTVATPALAGLHERMPVVLDPGDYDDWLHAAVPPRPLLRAHDGPWREWPVSPRVGKVAENDAGLVEETAAAVLF from the coding sequence ATGTGCGGACGCTATACGATCCGGCAGGACTGGCGCCGGCTGCATGATCTCTATCGCCTGACCACCGATGCGGACGTAGCGCCGGCCGGGCTGGCGCCGAGCTTCAATGCGGCGCCGGGGCAGGCGCTGCCCATCGTCGGCGAGCGGGGGGCGCGGCGGTCGCTGATCCTCAGCCGCTGGGGCATGATCCCGCCCTGGGCGACCGGGCCTAGCGACGGCAGACTGACAACGATCAATGCCCGGGCCGAGACGCTCGAAACCTCGAAACTCTATGGGCCGTGCTGGCACGGGCGGCGCTGCCTGGTGCCGGCGGACGGCTGGTACGAATGGCGCCAGATCGGCAAGGGCAAGCAGCCCCATTTCATCGCCCGGGCCGATGGTGCGCCCTTCGCCTTCGCCGGCCTGTGGTCGCTGTGGCGGGGGGCGGACGGGGCGCCCGTGGTCTCGCATACGATCGTGACCACCGTCGCCACCCCTGCCCTGGCCGGGCTTCACGAGCGCATGCCCGTCGTCCTCGACCCCGGCGACTACGACGACTGGCTGCACGCCGCCGTGCCGCCCCGCCCCCTGCTGCGCGCCCACGACGGCCCGTGGCGCGAATGGCCGGTCTCACCCCGGGTCGGCAAGGTCGCCGAGAACGACGCCGGGCTGGTCGAGGAGACCGCCGCCGCCGTCCTGTTCTGA
- a CDS encoding GMC family oxidoreductase gives MAEVLDGQYDYIVVGAGTAGCILAHRLSEDPRNRVLLLEAGGRDNWIWFHIPVGYLFAIGNPRADWMFRTEAEAGLNGRSLIYPRGKVIGGSSAINAMISMRGQAADYDHWRQSGLAGWAYDDVLPHFIRLEDHFLGASAVHGAGGGWRIEAPRVRWDVLDAVRAAAIEMGVPPIADFNTGDNEGVSYFHVNQKNGRRWSAARGFLKPALKRPNLRLETHVQVERLLVENGRAAGVRFRRDGRVTEARTAGTVVLAAGAIGTPQILLLSGIGPAAALAPHGIPSILDRAGVGANLQDHLQQRAIYKVGGVRTLNETYYSLPRRALMGLDYLFRRRGPLTMAPSQMGLFTRSDPGRERANIQFHVQPLSLDKFGDPLHRFPAITVSACNLRPTSRGTVTLRSADPGAAPVIAPNYLSTADDRRVAADAIRVTRRLMAQNSLAPYRPEEYLPGPAVGNDDAALARAAGDIGTTIFHPVGTAKMGRPDDPTAVVDERLRVIGLGNLRIVDASVMPTITSGNTNTPTAMIADKGAAMILADA, from the coding sequence ATGGCCGAGGTCCTGGACGGGCAGTATGACTATATCGTGGTCGGCGCCGGCACCGCCGGCTGCATCCTGGCCCATCGCCTGTCGGAAGACCCGCGCAACCGGGTGCTGCTGCTTGAGGCCGGCGGGCGGGACAATTGGATCTGGTTCCATATCCCTGTCGGCTATCTCTTCGCGATCGGCAATCCGCGCGCCGACTGGATGTTCCGCACCGAGGCGGAGGCCGGCCTCAACGGCCGCTCCCTGATCTATCCGCGCGGCAAGGTGATCGGCGGCAGTTCCGCCATCAATGCGATGATCTCGATGCGCGGCCAGGCCGCCGATTACGACCATTGGCGCCAATCGGGCCTGGCCGGCTGGGCCTATGACGATGTGCTGCCCCATTTCATCCGGCTGGAGGATCATTTCCTCGGCGCCAGCGCAGTCCATGGCGCCGGCGGCGGCTGGCGCATCGAGGCCCCGCGCGTGCGCTGGGACGTGCTCGATGCCGTGCGCGCCGCCGCGATCGAAATGGGCGTGCCGCCGATCGCGGATTTCAACACCGGCGACAACGAGGGCGTCTCCTACTTCCATGTCAACCAGAAGAACGGCCGGCGCTGGTCCGCCGCCCGGGGTTTCCTGAAGCCGGCCCTGAAGCGCCCGAACCTTCGCCTCGAAACCCATGTCCAGGTCGAACGCCTGCTGGTCGAGAACGGCCGCGCCGCGGGCGTCCGCTTCCGCCGCGACGGGCGGGTGACGGAAGCGCGGACCGCGGGCACGGTGGTGCTGGCGGCCGGCGCCATCGGCACGCCGCAGATCCTGCTGCTGTCGGGCATCGGGCCGGCGGCGGCGCTGGCGCCCCACGGCATTCCGAGCATCCTCGACCGGGCCGGCGTCGGCGCCAACCTGCAGGACCACCTGCAACAGCGCGCGATCTACAAGGTCGGCGGCGTGCGCACCCTGAACGAGACCTATTATTCCCTGCCCCGGCGCGCCCTGATGGGCCTCGACTATCTGTTCCGCCGGCGCGGGCCCCTGACCATGGCGCCCAGCCAGATGGGCCTGTTCACCCGCTCCGATCCCGGGCGGGAGCGGGCGAACATCCAGTTCCATGTCCAGCCCCTGTCGCTGGACAAGTTCGGCGATCCCCTGCATCGCTTCCCGGCGATCACGGTCAGCGCCTGCAACCTGCGCCCGACCTCGCGCGGGACCGTCACCCTGCGCAGCGCCGATCCCGGCGCAGCACCTGTGATCGCGCCCAACTACCTGTCGACCGCGGACGACCGGCGCGTCGCCGCCGACGCCATCCGCGTCACCCGCCGGTTGATGGCGCAGAACAGCCTTGCCCCCTACCGGCCCGAGGAATATTTGCCCGGCCCCGCGGTCGGGAACGACGATGCCGCCCTGGCCCGGGCGGCAGGCGACATCGGCACCACCATCTTCCACCCGGTGGGCACCGCGAAGATGGGCCGGCCCGACGACCCGACCGCCGTCGTCGATGAGCGCCTGCGCGTCATCGGCCTCGGGAATTTGCGCATCGTCGATGCCTCGGTCATGCCCACCATCACCTCGGGCAATACCAATACGCCGACCGCCATGATCGCCGACAAGGGCGCCGCCATGATCCTGGCGGATGCCTGA
- a CDS encoding GNAT family N-acetyltransferase — MDIIDAAEAHLPGILAIYNDAVARTTAIWNETPVDLDNRRAWWTARTAQGYPVLVAVAGGEVLGYASFGDWRAFDGYRHTVEHSVYVAAGARGRGVGLALLEALIPRARALGKHVLVAGIEAGNTASIRLHEKLGFTRVGLMPEVGIKFGRWLDLAFLQLIL; from the coding sequence ATGGACATCATCGACGCGGCCGAGGCGCATCTGCCCGGCATCCTGGCCATCTACAACGATGCGGTCGCCCGGACCACGGCGATCTGGAACGAGACGCCGGTCGACCTCGACAACCGCAGGGCCTGGTGGACGGCCCGCACCGCCCAGGGTTACCCGGTGCTGGTGGCGGTCGCCGGCGGCGAGGTTCTCGGCTATGCCAGCTTCGGCGACTGGCGCGCCTTCGACGGTTACAGGCACACGGTCGAACATTCGGTCTATGTCGCCGCCGGGGCGCGCGGGCGCGGCGTCGGCCTCGCCCTGCTCGAAGCCCTGATCCCGCGGGCGCGGGCGCTCGGCAAGCATGTCCTGGTCGCCGGCATCGAGGCCGGCAATACAGCCTCGATCCGCCTGCACGAAAAGCTCGGCTTCACCCGCGTCGGCCTGATGCCCGAGGTCGGGATCAAGTTCGGCCGCTGGCTCGACCTCGCCTTCCTGCAACTCATCCTGTAA
- a CDS encoding MFS transporter encodes MPLALFALTIAAYAIGTTEFVVVGLLPTVAADLGISLPDAGLIVSVYALGVTFGAPVLTALSGRAPRKALLLGLMALFVAGNTAAALSPGFETLLVARVLSAFAHGVFFSVGSTIAADLVAPDRRATAIALMFMGLTVAIVTGVPLGTWIGQAFGWRSTFWAVTGLGLVAFAGIAALLPRHLAAPPAAPLREQIRVLGSGRLLLVYGMTALGYGGTFVAFTYLSPILQQVTGFGEGAVSLILVLYGLAIAAGNIAGGRIADRDPVRALTLLFVVQAAVLLLFTFTAVSPVPALVTLAALGFLSFANVPGLQIYVVQLAKRHRPGAVDVASAFNIAAFNLGIAVGAWVGGRVVDSALGLGLTPAVGALLVALALGLTLWSGRLDRRAA; translated from the coding sequence ATGCCCCTCGCCCTATTCGCCCTGACCATCGCCGCCTATGCCATCGGCACGACGGAATTCGTCGTCGTCGGCCTGTTGCCCACGGTCGCCGCCGATCTCGGGATCAGCCTGCCCGATGCCGGGCTGATCGTCTCCGTCTATGCCCTGGGGGTGACCTTCGGCGCCCCCGTGCTCACCGCCCTGAGCGGGCGTGCCCCGCGCAAGGCCCTGCTGCTGGGCCTGATGGCGCTTTTCGTCGCCGGCAATACGGCGGCGGCGCTCAGCCCCGGTTTTGAAACCCTGCTGGTCGCGCGCGTGCTGTCGGCCTTTGCCCATGGCGTGTTCTTTTCCGTCGGCTCGACCATTGCCGCCGACCTCGTCGCGCCGGACCGCCGGGCGACGGCGATCGCCTTGATGTTCATGGGGCTGACCGTCGCCATCGTCACCGGCGTGCCGCTCGGCACCTGGATCGGCCAGGCCTTCGGCTGGCGGTCGACCTTCTGGGCGGTGACGGGGCTCGGCCTCGTCGCCTTCGCCGGGATCGCCGCGCTGCTGCCGCGCCACCTGGCGGCGCCCCCGGCGGCACCGCTCCGCGAACAGATCCGGGTTCTCGGCAGCGGCCGGCTGCTGCTGGTCTACGGCATGACCGCGCTCGGCTATGGCGGCACCTTCGTCGCCTTCACCTATCTCTCGCCCATCCTGCAACAGGTGACCGGTTTCGGCGAAGGCGCCGTCAGCCTCATCCTGGTGCTCTACGGCCTTGCCATCGCGGCGGGCAATATCGCCGGCGGGCGCATCGCCGACCGCGACCCGGTGCGCGCCCTGACCCTGCTGTTCGTCGTCCAGGCGGCGGTATTGCTGCTGTTCACCTTCACGGCGGTGTCGCCGGTCCCGGCCCTCGTCACCCTGGCGGCGCTCGGCTTCCTGTCCTTCGCCAATGTCCCGGGCTTGCAGATCTATGTCGTGCAGCTGGCGAAACGGCATCGGCCGGGTGCGGTCGACGTCGCCTCCGCCTTCAATATCGCCGCCTTCAACCTCGGCATCGCGGTCGGGGCCTGGGTCGGCGGGCGGGTGGTGGACAGTGCGCTCGGCCTCGGGTTGACGCCGGCGGTGGGCGCCCTGCTCGTCGCCCTCGCCCTTGGCCTGACGCTGTGGAGCGGCCGCCTGGACCGGCGGGCCGCCTGA